A window from Leifsonia shinshuensis encodes these proteins:
- a CDS encoding EamA family transporter has product MPAAVLGLLSAIVYGSADFFGGVAARRIGPVRTTAVGAISGLLLLLLALPLAGGVWSAAALGWGVLSGLVGSIAVGLLYACLALGPMSILSPLTALVSALVPMAWGLLGGDRFGVLGYIALGMALVAVVLVGFVPEKGAVRPSLRALLMAVGAGAMIGVFLILLDQTPSDSGVVPLIANRAVNGAVMWSVVALLVLRSRRRAATGPRLDARRSGIAVAAGALDASANLLILLGLRLGDLTTMSVLVALYPAGTILLAAVVLRERVAPVQWAGLVLAVVAAALLSVA; this is encoded by the coding sequence ATGCCGGCGGCAGTCCTCGGGCTGCTGAGCGCCATCGTCTACGGTTCCGCCGACTTCTTCGGCGGCGTGGCCGCCCGGCGCATCGGCCCGGTGCGCACCACCGCTGTCGGCGCGATCAGCGGGCTCCTCCTGCTGCTCCTCGCGCTACCGCTGGCGGGCGGTGTCTGGTCCGCGGCCGCGCTGGGCTGGGGCGTGCTGTCGGGGCTGGTCGGTTCCATCGCGGTCGGTCTGCTCTACGCCTGCCTCGCGCTCGGGCCGATGAGCATCCTGTCGCCGCTGACGGCCCTGGTGTCGGCTCTCGTGCCGATGGCGTGGGGTCTGCTGGGAGGCGACCGCTTCGGGGTGCTCGGCTATATCGCACTCGGGATGGCGCTGGTCGCCGTGGTCCTCGTCGGTTTCGTCCCCGAGAAGGGCGCCGTGCGGCCGAGCCTCCGCGCGCTGCTCATGGCGGTGGGGGCCGGCGCGATGATCGGCGTGTTCCTCATCCTGCTCGACCAGACGCCGTCGGACTCCGGCGTCGTGCCGCTGATCGCGAACCGTGCGGTGAACGGGGCGGTGATGTGGTCGGTCGTCGCCCTGCTCGTGCTGCGGAGCCGCCGCCGGGCGGCAACCGGCCCGCGGCTCGACGCTCGCCGCTCGGGGATCGCCGTCGCCGCCGGAGCGCTCGACGCGTCGGCGAACCTGCTCATCCTGCTCGGGCTGCGGCTGGGCGACCTGACCACGATGTCCGTCCTCGTCGCGTTGTATCCGGCGGGCACCATCCTGCTCGCCGCCGTCGTGCTGCGGGAGCGTGTCGCGCCGGTGCAGTGGGCGGGGCTCGTGCTGGCCGTCGTCGCGGCCGCGCTGCTGTCCGTCGCCTGA
- a CDS encoding MarR family transcriptional regulator, whose product MPSAHEADERPAAGRDDDVPGRLALAVGRLNRRIRSSTGGLSHGQLSALSTIVRSGPLRPSELAAIEVAAAPTITRIVAELEARGLVERTPDPEDRRSLFVSGTESGSALLLEARSDRARAVADVLAELAPEQIDAIRAALPALEQAAQVAPPPTASTL is encoded by the coding sequence GTGCCCAGCGCGCATGAAGCTGACGAGCGGCCGGCGGCCGGACGCGACGACGATGTCCCCGGCCGCCTGGCCCTGGCCGTGGGGCGGCTGAACCGCCGCATCCGGTCGTCCACGGGAGGGCTCAGCCACGGGCAGCTCTCCGCCCTGTCCACGATCGTGCGCAGCGGTCCTCTCCGGCCCAGCGAGCTCGCCGCGATCGAGGTTGCGGCGGCCCCGACGATCACGCGGATCGTCGCGGAGCTGGAGGCGCGCGGCCTCGTCGAGCGGACCCCCGACCCGGAGGACCGCCGCTCCCTGTTCGTCTCGGGAACCGAGTCGGGCAGCGCCCTGCTCCTGGAAGCGCGCTCGGACCGCGCCCGCGCGGTCGCGGACGTGCTCGCGGAGCTCGCCCCGGAGCAGATCGACGCGATCCGCGCCGCCCTCCCCGCACTGGAGCAGGCCGCGCAGGTCGCGCCGCCGCCCACCGCATCCACCCTCTGA
- a CDS encoding dihydrofolate reductase family protein yields MRRLIVTEFMTLDGVVEAPGGEPTHPHSGWTIPFSTEDLRAFKLREVLEAESLLLGRRTYEQFADAWPPRDGEFADKMNAMPKSVATSRPGELTWNATALEPPVRSAVATLKEGDGGPILVAGSASLVRSLLVWGLVDELRLLTYPVMVGGGLRIFPDDHEKWTFELAALDRFVGGAVLHTYRLAGS; encoded by the coding sequence ATGCGGCGGCTCATCGTGACCGAGTTCATGACCCTCGACGGCGTCGTCGAGGCTCCCGGCGGCGAGCCCACGCATCCGCACTCCGGCTGGACCATCCCGTTCAGCACCGAGGACCTCCGCGCCTTCAAGCTGCGGGAGGTGCTCGAGGCCGAGTCCCTACTGCTGGGACGCCGCACCTACGAGCAGTTCGCGGACGCCTGGCCGCCGCGCGACGGCGAGTTCGCCGACAAGATGAACGCCATGCCGAAGTCCGTCGCCACCTCCCGCCCGGGCGAGCTGACCTGGAACGCGACCGCCCTCGAGCCGCCCGTCCGCTCCGCCGTCGCGACCCTGAAGGAGGGCGACGGCGGCCCGATCCTCGTGGCGGGGAGCGCATCCCTCGTCCGGTCGCTGCTGGTGTGGGGGCTCGTCGACGAGCTGCGCCTGCTCACCTACCCGGTGATGGTCGGAGGCGGCCTGCGCATCTTCCCGGACGACCACGAGAAGTGGACGTTCGAGCTCGCCGCCCTGGACCGGTTCGTCGGCGGGGCCGTGCTGCACACGTACCGTCTGGCCGGGAGCTGA